In the Spirochaetota bacterium genome, one interval contains:
- a CDS encoding IS5/IS1182 family transposase — translation RFRRILVRWEKRADTFLAMLHIACGIITWRATGLLE, via the coding sequence TCGATTCCGGAGGATTCTTGTTCGATGGGAAAAAAGAGCTGATACTTTTCTTGCAATGTTGCACATCGCATGCGGAATCATTACATGGAGAGCAACTGGCCTACTGGAATAG